The window ACACCTGGATGAAGACCGCGCCCCACGAGATCTTCCAGGTGTCCCGGAACGGACGGTAGTGGGACGGCCCGCCGTAGATCGCGCGGATCGGAACCGTCGCGAACCGCGGCACGAGCGGCGCCGCCTTCAACAGCATCTCGGTCTCGACGAGGTACCCGTCGGCCCGGAGCCGCAGCCTCCGGAGGAGAGCGGAAGCCACCGCCCGGAAACCCGACTGGCCGTCCTCGACGCGGAGCCCGGTCATGCGCGACAGAATCATGTCGCCGATCCGGTTCGTCTCGTAGCGGTACCCGGGGATCGACTCGCGATCCCCCATCCGCGAGCCGATCACGAACGGCTCGCGGCGGGCGGCGTCGA is drawn from Thermoanaerobaculia bacterium and contains these coding sequences:
- a CDS encoding glycosyltransferase family 2 protein: VIVRTENGGKGAAIRSGLESLLANPRVSHVVFLDGDGQHDPAEIPKFVDAARREPFVIGSRMGDRESIPGYRYETNRIGDMILSRMTGLRVEDGQSGFRAVASALLRRLRLRADGYLVETEMLLKAAPLVPRFATVPIRAIYGGPSHYRPFRDTWKISWGAVFIQVFELDA